GTTATGGATTGCGCAAGCGGGCAAATTCGCCCAGTATTTTGGCCATCTGGTGATCGATTTTGACGAGGCGGGACGCAGGGTGCGCGGTGTCAGCGGAGGGGTGATTCCGCGGGATGAGGCGGTTCCGGCCGATCCCGATTTGCAGCAGATCCTGGAAGCGGGCCGCCGACAGGCGGAACAGGTGATGGACCGGATGATCGTCTGGCTGCCGGAGCGGCTGGATCACCATTTTCACACCGAATCGGAACTGGGGAACCTGGTAGCGGATGAAATGCGCAAAGTGGCGGAAGCGGAACTTGCGCTGCTCAATACAGGCGTGTTTCTGTTCGGACTGGAACCCGGTCCGCTAACAAGAAGGCAGTTGCTCGCCTGCTGCCCGTCGCCGATTAACCCGGTGCTGGTGGAACTGTCCGGACGGCAGATTCGAAGCGTACTGCAGAAAGCATTGGATCCGGCCTACACGCATCGGCGGGGAATGGGATTCGGGTTTCGCGGCAAGGAAGTGGGTTCGCTGGCATTGTCCGGTTTGCGGGTGACGCACGACGCCGGAGGACAGATTGAGCGGATTGAAGCGGCGGGACAGCTGATCGACGACGATCGGAACTATCGGGTGGTGACGGCTGATTATCTGCTGTTTTCCGGGGTCTACGAGGAATTGGCGGGCGGCGAGAAGATTCGGATCGAACCGTTTTTCCTGCGGGAACTGATCGAGCAGGCGCTGCGCGATCCGGCGAATATCGGACGGGCCAAGGTCAGGCGCTGGCAGCAGCGGTCGCTGAGCGCCTGACGGCCGCTTTTTTGGGTGGACAAGCGCAATCGGATGCAGTAGCATGAATTACAGACTTCCATAAAGGGTGAATGGCATGAAACTGGTGCGTTTGCGCAATCTGGCGCTCGGTTTGATTTTTGGGGCATTCCTGCTGATGTATCTCGGCGTGTTCGTCAGATCGCTGCTGCCGGCTTTCTTTCTTGTCGGCTTGCTGATGATCGCCGTCAGTATTGGAATTTATTTCCGGATGGGTGCGATCTCGATGCGGATTCCGCAGGTCGAGTGCCCGAACTGCGGCAAAACGACAAAGGTTCTCGGGCGGGAAGACGCCTGCATGTTCTGCCGGACGCCGATTCGCATCGATGAGAACGGCGAGATTATGCCGTCATAAATTCAAAAAATTTTGTGTTGACGTGTTTCCCGCACGGGTGCTATACTGCGTATAAGTTTAGCGCATAAAAGCGTCTAAGTACGAAAGTGAATGTCTGCACAGAACGAAGCCGAGTAGGCTTGCCATGCTGCCAATTCAGAGACCCGGTGGCCGGTGCGAACCGGGGGAGCGGCAAGACCGAATTACACTTCGGGAGCGGACAGGGAGACTCTCTCCCTTATCAAGAGCTGAGCGGATCGCCGCTGGCGCGGGCCGGGAAGCCGGGCGCGGAACGAGGCGATCAAGCAGGGTGGTACCGCGGACTCGTCAGCAGTTCGTCCCTTCTGTGCGGAAGGGGCGTTTTTTATTTGACAAAAATGGCAGAGGAGTGGGGACGATGGTGATCGTGATGCGCAAAGGGGCGACCGAGCAAGAACTGGAGACGCTGAAAAAAGCGATTCAGGAGTTGGGGATGCAGGTACACGTGTCAAAAGGGGAGGAGCGCACGATTGTCGGGTTGATCGGCGACAAGCGGAATGTGGAAGGATTTCCGTTTACCAGTTATCCGGGCGTGGAATCGGTGGTGCATGTGACACATCCGTTTAAGTTGGCCAGCCGCGATTTTCATCCGGATGCGACGCTCATCGATGTGGACGGCGTGCAAATTGGCGGCGGCAGCATCGTGGTGATGGCGGGCCCCTGCTCGGTGGAAAACCGCGACCAGTTGCTGGAGACCGCGTTTGCGGTGAAGCAGGCGGGCGCTCAGATTCTGCGCGGGGGTGCGTTTAAACCGCGCACATCGCCGTACGCGTTCAACGGCCTCGGCGAGGAAGGGTTGAAACTGCTCGCGGAGGCGCGCGAACTGACCGGACTGAAAATCGTGACGGAACTGATGGATATCGAAAACCTCGATCTGGTGCTGGAGTATGCCGATATCGTGCAGATCGGCGCCCGCAACATGCAAAACTTCCCGCTACTTCGCGAACTGGGGAGGATCAACAAACCGGTGATGCTGAAAAGGGGGCTGTCCGCCACCATCGAAGAGTGGCTGATGGCTGCGGAATATGTGTTGAGCGGGGGCAACCCGAATGTGATTCTCTGCGAGCGCGGCATTCGCACGTTTGAAACGGCCACCCGCAATACGCTGGATCTGAACGCGGTGCCTGTGGTCCGCCGCCTGTCGCATCTGCCGATCATCGTCGATCCCAGTCACGGGACGGGGGTTGCCGGATACGTTCCGGCGATGAGCCGGGCAGGCATCGCGGCCGGTTCAGACGGACTGATGATCGAGGTGCACCCGAACCCGGCGAAAGCCCTGTCGGACGGAGCACAATCGTTAACGATTCAGCAGTTTGCGTCCTTGATGCAGGAGATCAGGGCGCTCGTTGCGGCGCTCGGATTGCGGATGGAAGGTGTGGAGGAAGCCGCCGGTGTGAGATCGGTTTAATAAAGGTAGCAGCCGGAACCCCTGTGCTTGTCGTGACGGGCACAGGGGTTCCATGGTATTCATACATTTTTATTACCGCGAGGAGGGTGCGCACCGGGAGGGGTGAGTTCCGACACTTGCGCCAATTTGATCAGGTAGTAGCACTCTTCCCGCGCCATGTGGTCGGCCATCAGCGGCGAGATGGTGCCCAGCAATTCGTCGGTCAGCCGCATTTCCTCAATTTCCCGCAAAAAATGGATGAACAGTTTGATCTCCAGTTCCGTTTCCCGGTTAAAACGAGCCAGAGCAGGGAACCGGTCGAGGCCGGACCGCAGGTAGCCGGCGACTTCCACCGCTTTCAGGTAAAATTGTTCAAAGTGTTTGGTGAAGCGGTCGCTTTGTTCAATGATCCTTTTTTCCGCCATGTCTGTCGCATCGCTGATCGTGGCGGCATGGCCGGCGGCGTCCGGCAGCCAGACCAGATGATGGTGCACAGGATGCAGCAGCGGCGGCGCCTCCCCCGCCAGCAGACAGTGCAGAATCGTCAGGTATTCACTCAGTTCATTTAGCATGTGATTGAGTAAAGTCGGCGGCAGGTTGATCGAGATCGTTCCCTGCAGGTGGCGGCGGAGCAGGTGCAGCTTGAATTCGCGGATTTGTTCCGTAAACCGGTGGGCCTGCCCGTTTAATTCGGCCAGTTCAGGGGCTGTCAACGGCCGTCTGGCTTGCGTCAGGAGACTGTCAAACGTGTGCATCAGTTGGTTGGCCCGCCGAATTTCCTCGATCTCCTTGGGAGATAAACTGTTCAGGATAAAGCGGGCGTGGTCACCGAGAATCTGCAGCCAAAAGCGGTGTTCGAACAACGCTTGCTCGCGGGAATCGGTTCTGCTCATGTTGATCCCTCCTCTCATCAGAACCAACATATGTGCAGATGCCCAGGAATGTTCCCTCAACTTACGGTTTCGCAGTCGGCCAGATGCGTTTGATCGTGTCGTCGAACGCTTGGGCGAACCGTTCCATCGACCCGCCGTCCTGGATATACCGGGCATAGCCCTGCAGTTGCCCGACATCCTCCCGTTTCGCCGTAAAATACACCCTGGTTACATTTGGCGCCATCGCTTTCACCTTGGCTTCGATCTGTCGGACCAGCTCCGGTTCAACGTTGCCGGTGGCGGAACCGGCCTTTTCCTGAGCGGGTGCCGTTCCGCCCGGCCGATTGGGGATCTCGTTGACATTCTGCCCTGATTGTGTCACCCCGTTTTGCGAAGTATCAGGTACGCCGTGGGCATTGGTCTTTGGTACGCCTTTTCCGGAAAGGGAGGATCGTTCGCCGCCTTTCGCGAAGGGTTGTTCCCCGTTCGGGTAATAGGTTCCAAACGGCTTTTTCATATACGCGTCCGGCTGCTTTTCATCACCGATCACGTGCGCGCCGACGTACGCTTCCCCATTGTGAATCAGCACTGCCGCGCCTTGCACGCCGGGAATTTTGTTTAATTCTTCGGCAATCCGGTAGTCCGCCTTGATCCCCTGCGAAATCATTTCGGGCGGATGGGCTTGCCGGATGTCGCTCGTGTCCGGATTTGCATTTTGCCCTTTTTGGCAGGCGGCCAGCATTGCGCCGACCGACAGCGATACGACAAGCGCGAGTATGTAGGTTCGGGGACGCATAGGGAAACTCCTTTCATGCTGCGATCCGGCGACAGTTCCGCCAAAATCCGTCTGGCAGGCGGTTCGCCGTACTGGGTTACCTGTAGCGTGAGCCGATTGCCGCCAAAATATGTATGGGCAGCCAAAGACGGGGAAACCATAGGGATACATTTGGTGTAAGGGAGGTGCCTCCATGTCTGTCTGGTCAAAAATCGGCCGTCTCCTGACAGTGGATGATTCGATTGTGGATGAGGATTTCTCCCTGGCTCCGGATCGTGAAAACGGCGACGATGAACCGCCCAAGCGCCAGCCGGACCGGCTGCGTGAGCCGAAGCAGACCGAGCACCGCAAGCAGCGGGCGGAACCCGAGCAGGAGGGCGAAACGGAAACAGCCAAAACAGTGAAACCCAAAAAGCTCATTCCCGTGAAAAAGCTTGGGGAGCAGGAAGAAACGAAACAAGCCGAAGCCGAAAAGGATGAAGCCGAGCAAAAAAAAGCAGCGGAGCAGGCGAAAAATCGGCCGGTTCCCGACAGACTGTCGGACGAATTGCACATCAACCGGGCGCTGGTTGAGAACATTTTTCATCTCCCGCAAAACGCGGACGTGATCATCCGCGATTTCACGATCTCGCGCGAAGATCCGATCAAAGCGTTTGCGGTATTCATGGAAGGCTTGGCCGACAAGGAAATTATCAACTCCCACATCCTCGAACCGTTGATGTTGTTGTCTTCGATTCCGCCTGACACAGGAGTCAAGAACCGTCTGCAAACGGTCAAGGAGAAGCTGTTACCGGGCAATCAGGTGATGGAATACGACAAATGGGAGGATGTGACGAAAAATATTTTGGCCGGTTCGACGGCCGTGTTTATTGACGGTGCGGAAAAAGCATTGATTGTCGAGTCGAAGGGGTGGGAGCACCGCAGCGTCGCGGAAACGACAGGCGAATCGGTGGTGCGGGGACCGCATGATGCGTTCACCGAAAATCTGCGCACCAATACAGGATTGGTCAGATCGCGGCTGCGCACGGAACGGTTGATTACGGAAATGATGCAGGTGGGGGAACTGGCGAGTACCGACATTGCGGTAATGTATGTTAACGGCATCGCCAATCCGAGACTGGTGCACGAGGTAAAACGGCGTATCAAAGCGGTGAAAGTCGCGTTTTTGCAGGACAGCGGCGTGCTTGAGCAGTTCATCGAAGATCCGCCGCGCGGGCTGATTCCGCGGATGCTGTCGACCGAACGGCCCGATCGGGTGGCGGCGGCACTGGCGGAAGGGTATGTGGCCGTGTTTGTCGGACAAAGTCCGTTCGTGCTGATTATGCCGGCGATGATCTGGTCGTTGCTGCACACGGCGGAAGATGCGTACATTCGGGCTCCGTTCGGATCGATGATTCGCGTCATCCGGTTTGCGGCATTTTTGACCGCCCTGTTGCTGCCCGCTTTGTATATTGCGGTGACCAATTATCACCCGGAGATGATTCCGACCGATCTGATGCTGGCGATTGCGGCCGCCCGGGAACGGGTCCCGTTTCCGGCCGTGGTCGAGTTGTTGTTGATGGAATTGGCGATTGAGCTGATTCGGGAAGCGGGGATTCGGATTCCGAATGTGATCGGCCCAACGATTGGCATCGTCGGTGCGTTGATTTTGGGCCAGGCGGCCGTGCAGGCAGGAATCGTATCCCCGCTGTTGGTGATCGTCGTCGCGGTGACCGCCTTGTCCTCCTTTACCCTGCCAAACTATAACGTTGGCTTCGCGATTCGCACATTGCGCTTTGTGTTTCTGGTACTTGCCGGCACATGGGGATTTTACGGCATTATCCTGGGACTGATGGTGTTGCTGATGCATTGGGCTTGCCTCAAGTCGTTCGGGGTTCCGATGCTGTCACCGGTAGCCCCGTACAAGTCGTCTTCCCCAGACGTGATCTTGCGCGGGCCGGTTTATGCACAGGAAATACGGCCCGCTCCCCTGTATCCGCAGGATCGCAGGCGGCAGCGCGATGTCACACGTCCATGGGATCCGACCGTCCGCAAGCGGCAACAGGCAGAGACGGGAAATCGGACGGAAAACAGGGAGGCGACTGACAAAGGCGGTGGAACGGATGGTTAGGACGGGACATTTGGGACGGTTTGAGCTGTTTGCACTGGTGGTGATCGCATCGGTCGCCGACATATTTCTCAATTACCCACAACAGTTGGTGTTGTACGGCGGTTCGGCCGGTTGGATGATCCCGCTGGTTTCGATGGGCTTTTGCTTGCTCGTCTGGTCGGCGGTCGGTCCCGTTCTCGCCCGCCGCAAGGGTCAGGTGGTGGTTCCCGGCCGGCGACGGGGGGCGGCGTTGGCCGCTGTCCTCTTTGGACTCGTCCTGCCGGTTGTGATTGTACTGAATACGGCGAGTGAGATGAGACTGTTCATTGAGACGGCCATCACCACCGTCTTGCCGCGATCCCCCATCTCGTTTGTGGCGGTCCCTTTTTTGCTGACGGTGGTGTATTACGCCTATAAGGGAGTGGAAGGGCTGTCCCGCGTCTCCTGGCTGCTGACCCCCTGGCTGCTGCTCGGACTGGCCGCATTGCTCGTTCTCAACGCCAACTGGATGAATCCCGCATATCTGCTGCCGATATGGGGGAGCGGACTGCCGCACCTGCTTTACGGCGGTTGGATTTTCACCGGGTTGTTTGTGAACATCCTGCTGCTCGCGATTCTTGCCTCTCGCCTGCGGGATCCGGCTGATTCGGTCAAAATCGGCTTTTGGAGCACCGTAGCGGTTGGCTTGATCTACTCGGCTGTCACTTTGGCGTTCACCCTGGTGTTTCCCCCGGAAGCGGGCGCCCAGGTTCCGTTCCCGTTGTATCAGTTGGGAAGGCTGATTTACATCGGGCGATTCATGCAACGGTTGGAGGCCGCCTTTGTTTTGATCTGGATGGCAATGGCGCTCATCAAAATCGCTGCAGGTGTCTGGATCAGCACCTATCTGATCGCACTTGCCTTCCGAATGCCGGTCAACCGCCCGCTGGTGTTTCCTGTGGCATTGATCGTTTATGCATTGGCGTTTTTCCCCAGGAATCTGCCGGAGACGATGGCGCTGAACACTCACTATGTTCTCCGCTGGGGATGGGTGGTCGCCATCGCGCTGCCGCTTGTCATGTT
This portion of the Effusibacillus pohliae DSM 22757 genome encodes:
- a CDS encoding spore germination protein, which codes for MSVWSKIGRLLTVDDSIVDEDFSLAPDRENGDDEPPKRQPDRLREPKQTEHRKQRAEPEQEGETETAKTVKPKKLIPVKKLGEQEETKQAEAEKDEAEQKKAAEQAKNRPVPDRLSDELHINRALVENIFHLPQNADVIIRDFTISREDPIKAFAVFMEGLADKEIINSHILEPLMLLSSIPPDTGVKNRLQTVKEKLLPGNQVMEYDKWEDVTKNILAGSTAVFIDGAEKALIVESKGWEHRSVAETTGESVVRGPHDAFTENLRTNTGLVRSRLRTERLITEMMQVGELASTDIAVMYVNGIANPRLVHEVKRRIKAVKVAFLQDSGVLEQFIEDPPRGLIPRMLSTERPDRVAAALAEGYVAVFVGQSPFVLIMPAMIWSLLHTAEDAYIRAPFGSMIRVIRFAAFLTALLLPALYIAVTNYHPEMIPTDLMLAIAAARERVPFPAVVELLLMELAIELIREAGIRIPNVIGPTIGIVGALILGQAAVQAGIVSPLLVIVVAVTALSSFTLPNYNVGFAIRTLRFVFLVLAGTWGFYGIILGLMVLLMHWACLKSFGVPMLSPVAPYKSSSPDVILRGPVYAQEIRPAPLYPQDRRRQRDVTRPWDPTVRKRQQAETGNRTENREATDKGGGTDG
- a CDS encoding GerAB/ArcD/ProY family transporter, with protein sequence MVRTGHLGRFELFALVVIASVADIFLNYPQQLVLYGGSAGWMIPLVSMGFCLLVWSAVGPVLARRKGQVVVPGRRRGAALAAVLFGLVLPVVIVLNTASEMRLFIETAITTVLPRSPISFVAVPFLLTVVYYAYKGVEGLSRVSWLLTPWLLLGLAALLVLNANWMNPAYLLPIWGSGLPHLLYGGWIFTGLFVNILLLAILASRLRDPADSVKIGFWSTVAVGLIYSAVTLAFTLVFPPEAGAQVPFPLYQLGRLIYIGRFMQRLEAAFVLIWMAMALIKIAAGVWISTYLIALAFRMPVNRPLVFPVALIVYALAFFPRNLPETMALNTHYVLRWGWVVAIALPLVMLLWVGVRSRKEETADEQASPTS
- a CDS encoding DUF2614 family zinc ribbon-containing protein, with the translated sequence MKLVRLRNLALGLIFGAFLLMYLGVFVRSLLPAFFLVGLLMIAVSIGIYFRMGAISMRIPQVECPNCGKTTKVLGREDACMFCRTPIRIDENGEIMPS
- the aroF gene encoding 3-deoxy-7-phosphoheptulonate synthase translates to MVIVMRKGATEQELETLKKAIQELGMQVHVSKGEERTIVGLIGDKRNVEGFPFTSYPGVESVVHVTHPFKLASRDFHPDATLIDVDGVQIGGGSIVVMAGPCSVENRDQLLETAFAVKQAGAQILRGGAFKPRTSPYAFNGLGEEGLKLLAEARELTGLKIVTELMDIENLDLVLEYADIVQIGARNMQNFPLLRELGRINKPVMLKRGLSATIEEWLMAAEYVLSGGNPNVILCERGIRTFETATRNTLDLNAVPVVRRLSHLPIIVDPSHGTGVAGYVPAMSRAGIAAGSDGLMIEVHPNPAKALSDGAQSLTIQQFASLMQEIRALVAALGLRMEGVEEAAGVRSV
- a CDS encoding YhcN/YlaJ family sporulation lipoprotein: MRPRTYILALVVSLSVGAMLAACQKGQNANPDTSDIRQAHPPEMISQGIKADYRIAEELNKIPGVQGAAVLIHNGEAYVGAHVIGDEKQPDAYMKKPFGTYYPNGEQPFAKGGERSSLSGKGVPKTNAHGVPDTSQNGVTQSGQNVNEIPNRPGGTAPAQEKAGSATGNVEPELVRQIEAKVKAMAPNVTRVYFTAKREDVGQLQGYARYIQDGGSMERFAQAFDDTIKRIWPTAKP
- a CDS encoding bifunctional metallophosphatase/5'-nucleotidase; the encoded protein is MNLHLIHTNDVHSHLDHYLKVATQIRRLRESLLARGETVFLFDIGDHADRMYPETEGTMGLVNASLLKAMQYDAWVFGNNEGLIIPRQHWEALCKMSATPVVTANLRDLDTGGRFPFFQDTLVIERNGVKVGVFGVTAPFNDYYHMEGTHALDPLEQIPGLVRQLRMRGAEIVILLSHLGLSVDRKLAGMIEGVDIILGSHTHNVLEQPERAGGLWIAQAGKFAQYFGHLVIDFDEAGRRVRGVSGGVIPRDEAVPADPDLQQILEAGRRQAEQVMDRMIVWLPERLDHHFHTESELGNLVADEMRKVAEAELALLNTGVFLFGLEPGPLTRRQLLACCPSPINPVLVELSGRQIRSVLQKALDPAYTHRRGMGFGFRGKEVGSLALSGLRVTHDAGGQIERIEAAGQLIDDDRNYRVVTADYLLFSGVYEELAGGEKIRIEPFFLRELIEQALRDPANIGRAKVRRWQQRSLSA
- a CDS encoding DUF2935 domain-containing protein, yielding MSRTDSREQALFEHRFWLQILGDHARFILNSLSPKEIEEIRRANQLMHTFDSLLTQARRPLTAPELAELNGQAHRFTEQIREFKLHLLRRHLQGTISINLPPTLLNHMLNELSEYLTILHCLLAGEAPPLLHPVHHHLVWLPDAAGHAATISDATDMAEKRIIEQSDRFTKHFEQFYLKAVEVAGYLRSGLDRFPALARFNRETELEIKLFIHFLREIEEMRLTDELLGTISPLMADHMAREECYYLIKLAQVSELTPPGAHPPRGNKNV